In Glycine max cultivar Williams 82 chromosome 10, Glycine_max_v4.0, whole genome shotgun sequence, the DNA window TAGGTGCATTACGTTCAGTGAATTGCAGGAATTGTTCGACCCCATTCTCATACTCATTACTAATGTGTGATTCTTTCATCCAACTTGGATCCAAGTTTCCCCTTTGGTGTGACTCTTCATTAAGTTATCTGACATGCACGAAAACCtcccttttttcattaaatgtgTGACcttatcccattcaggaagacattttaTAGTAGACTCATACGCAAAGGTTAACtttcttttgttatatttgaCAATTTTGGCAGCACTTCACATTAATCTCCAAGTACAACATGAAAGTGATCACATGTCATCATCCATCACAATCAAGTACGCACCCAAAGAACAAAATGAAATGCACTATATTGAAGTTtcttcaaatttaagaaaagagaatTAACCTATACgtatgaatctactataaaaatgacttttcccaaactgtccaaacggacaattcaagattcaatacatcaATTAATAGAAACTATCTGTATTAATCGATGTATTGAATCTCAAATGGGAAACTAAGATTCAACCACAATGCACATAACTGCTAATATAAAACAATACTCATATACCAACAAGCATGTAATAAGCACAGGAATGTCACAAACATATACATACCTCGAAAGATGCTCACTAACAACAGCAAGGAGTGCGATGATGGCAATGCTATATTATACAAAACTGTCGACTCAACTACACTGGTAGTAAAAGAAGACTTAACTTCCTAACTTTGAGTCAATAACTTGTAGCTACAAACAAAACCAATTGTTAAAGATTAAAGACTAATTAAGGTACACAAATTGAAACACTTCTGTTTGCCTTTAATTGTGTATGGCCAACCCAAAAtagtgagaaaaataaaacaaaaaggaaaagaataaaACAAGCATTTAAGTGAAAGAATGCAATATTGAATGGGAAACTTCATGCAATTGTTTTTGAACACTCCTAAATAATAGATAATGGGACTTTGCTTATGAATGTAGATACTAACTAGTTTTAAAGGATCTAGATAACCAACTCTAATTAATATCCTCTGTCTTCTATATGATAAGACTTGgtattctatttttttcgtATCAGATAAAAAATCCaagttatctttttcttttgagtataataacaataatatacaaATGTCAGGTTCATATTATACcaatgaaaatgaaagataaaaatagttgTTCCCATCACATTAGACTAGACACAACTTTTCCCTAAACAACAAAAGTAAATTCATATTCCAACCTTTTAGCATTTGCTCACCAAATCAGCAAAAGCTCTGAAACCTAATATATACAGTTCCTTATgattattaaaagttataacttcagAATTTTACATACAACATGAGAAGACCATCCCACAATTAGCATTTGCTCACCAAATCAGCAAAAGCTCTGAAACCTAATATATACAGTTCCTTATgattattaaaagttataacttcagAATTTTACATACAACATGAGAAAACCATCCCACAATTCTATATATATCTTATCCAAAATCCCAATGACTACCATAACAATTTTCTAACAAATCTCAATTATAACCACATTCCAAGAAATTGATAAATCTAAGCCTATTAGCaataatgaaaatagaataGTTCTTTCATATCCATCCCACATATACCTATGTATTCACTCCTGCAAACAACATTAAAAAGGTAAATAACTTGGAAAGTCTAAATTAAGAGGAAACTTATCAATACAATTAAAAGCCCAAAAAGTTAATTTGATTGCTGTTAATATATTATCGCTTCAAAAGAGATCCAATTATTTACCATGAATAACACTTGAAATACAACTCATTGATAAGGACAAACACTGCTATAGGAAACATATTAAAACAAGGGGCAGGGCATAGTCCACAAAAAAGTTGTTCTCAACAAAGTAAACAACTTTTTACTATAAATgtggcaaaaaaaattattcaatggCACAAGAAGGGCACTATTTACTACTGCCATACTTAAATCAATCCTCAACCAAACTACaatatattcaaaaaaaaaattcaaatattaaaatggtTTTGGTACATTCAGTTATGAATCTTCACCGAGGATCAAGTCATAGGCCTAGACACGGAATAGTTCTTCTTGTGACCTATGGTGAAATCAAGCTATCCTGTCCTTAAAAAAGTCCCACCAAGAGGTCCGAGAGTCCCACCGAGAGGGGTCCAAGACTAACAATTatacaaattgataaaataaaaataaagaaactccTAATTAATAAGATCATAACTAACAATTATCCTAGTTGAttctaattgataaaataaaggcTTAATTGCACTTTTTGCCTCCAAAGTTTCCCAATCTCGCAAATTTTTCCCTAAAGATTTTGTTTGCAAATTTTGCCCTCAATTAACAAAGTATGGTTTGTCTTGGGGTAGAAAAATTTCTACAATTAAGACAAATCAcaacttttttataaattgaaggGCAAAATTCTTCCCTAAAGATTTTGTTTGCAAATTTTGCCCTCAATTAACAAAGTATGGTTTGTCTTGGGGTAGAAAAATTTCTACAATTAAGACAAATCAcaacttttttataaattgaaggGCAAAATTCACTGGATTTTTGGTGGCAAAAAGTgcaattaaatctaaaataaaacaaagaaatcCCTAATTAATGCAAATCATATCTAAAAATATCCTAATTAATAAAGTAAggatttaaaatcaaaattctaGATCTTATTAAGATAggaaaagataaagaaacaagataaactaaaataaatcaagattcaaATAAAGAGATATCATAATCCTAATTAGTGGTCAACATCACATTCCTCTAAGACTACATTATTATGGAAGTGGAACTAGGTTATTAGGAGGAAATTATAATTCAGATTTAGATGAAAATGGATGGGCCAAAGATGAATTTTTTTAGAGAGATTTTATCACTTAATATTTATCCTCTTATATAATTCATACACCTAAGTCGTTATAATATTCTAGATTCTAATCTTTTGTAATAGGACATAATGAGATTTTTTCCCTTctacatatattttttccatATTCAAACCAATGTTTCTAACTCATccttctctctctgtctctctctgtctctctctctctctctctctctctctctctctctatatatatatatatatatatatatatatatatatatatatttagtttcaTCCTCTAATTTGCTTAGCTTCATTCTGTTTCTCAATGTTTCTGAGTCTGTCGTACATCTTGCAAATTCAGTTTAGTTTTTGAGACTCTGGAGCAATCAAATTAGCCGTTGAAGGGCTCTCATCTAAGACCACCTCGTAACCATCTCGATAAGCATCCATTACTTGAGCCATAAGTTGCCAAAACAAGCCACCAACAGCAACCCCACCACTGCTTGCTGATGAGTATATTGTTGAATATACCATGTTGAATAATTGATCCCTTGGTCTTGAGTTTCCACCATAACTCCTTGTGGAAATACCAAACTGCCCAAATAGAAGTGGCTTGTGAAGGGTGTTCTCTGCATCTTGGATGTGCTCATTCAGCCACGGGCCTAAAAATGAGATTTGGTCCTCATAATCTGAACTTGATATCCTACTCGTAACAAGCAAATACAACAAATTTAGCTTTATCATGAAAATGAAACCTTGTATacactactatttttttttaggatgcaaattctaagatggttatacgtaactgtcttagaatgtcatgtggtggcaattttgtaattaaaaagaagaattttttttacgacgcgaattctaagatggttttatagaaccgccttagaatgtactAGGGGAAATGCTGCCGACGACGGGTTTTTGTATAAAAACGTCATTGTTTTCTATGTGCATTCTAAGGGGACCTGGCTTATAATAAATCGGTAGTGTTGTTTGCGTTTTAAAAGACAGAAACCCTAGCTAGCCTAGTGCTTATCACCATTACTAGGGGAGAAAGGGAGAGGTGCAAAAATGAGCGGAAACAATTGCAAGAAGATGAGGTGCATCTTGCGCATTCCTCCTCCTCCGTCGCCGCGATCCGCGCCCTCAAGGAGTGCATCGCGAGATCCAGGCCCTGCTCATCGGCAACCAGCACCTCGCCCGCATCCACGTGGCACTCAAGCAGGACCTCATCGCCACTCAGGATGAGCTCCGCTGCCTCTCCGCCATTGCCGCCGAGGTCAAGGCTAAGCGTGACGTCGAGGTCCTCGGCATTGTCACCATGAGCAAAATCTTTAAAGGGTTGATGTTGGTTTCTCCCTTTGTCCCTTTTTTTAATCTTCCTGTTTTTTTACGTATGATTTGTGTATCTTGTCTGTAGTTGGAAACTGCCATTGCTGATGAGATGGCTACTTTTAAAGAAGAATGGGAAGCTGTTCTGGATGACCTTGAAACCAAAAGTGCCCACTTACTGGTTTggttttatctttcattttcagTAGACActtttgttaataatattttcttttctctatgtgttttcttcaatttttatcaCTATCAATACTTAAAAATTGGTATAATCTGTATTCTGCTTCTTATGATATTGATTTGGGtctttctctttatttctttttagatATGATACTTAAAAATGAGTTGTGATCTTAAACCTGCTATGCTAACCTTTTATTTGAGCAGACAATGGGCAGGAGGTTCGGAGTTTTAAAAATGCTAGTAATTCTTATCTCACCCTTGTGCCTTGTATTTGAGATTAATTGACATAATACATGCTGAAATTCATTCGTCACCATAATTAATTGTTAGGTTTTACTCAGTTACCGTCCTAACATTGTAGAATGTAGCGTGTCCTTTTGTACCTTGAATACTGGTTTACATTTGTTAGTTTGCCTCAATATTTGGCATTGCCCTTGTGTGCATGGATCCTATAATTGTTGAATTGTTGTTGGAGGATTCATGACTTATCTTTAGTCCtgtttgtttggttttgttttatatgtagaattttggttaatttttttggtatttggGATTTCGATCTTTTCAATGCATTCTTAAATTGTAggcttttaaataatttaatacattATAGAAGCTGTTTCGTAAAGCATGTTCTTCACCATAGGTGATGTATGTTCACCATGTTAAttacctttttgtttttgaaaattccTTTTCTTTAGGTGGAGGAGATTGATGATGTTGATGGCAATTCTATGGATCCATTTATTGCAGCTGCCATTGCAAATGAAAGAGAATTAGATCTTTCTTATGAGCAAATGAGGCAATTTAAAAAGGTAGTTATCaactcattatttatttatcgaGTAAAATAGGATTCTGATCTTTGAAAGTGTTCTACATTGACAAACTACCTGATTAAAATGAAGTGTATGATTTCGTGTGTATTAGGATCATAGTTGAATCGCATGTTTCATGATTCTGAAGCAGTGGTTGTTTCAATTTTTgggtgttttcttttttcaatattttttagaagagggggaaaccaagaaaatgacaaaaagttCCCTCCTAAGTCTTAAGAAGAGAGGCTTCTCATTTTTCAGATTATATAAAATGACACTACATCTGTGGTGCCTTTTCAGAATTCTGAAAAGCCTTTTTTGTGTCACAGTGCAGTGACTAAGCTTTAGCCTTTTACTTTGTAGTGTGCACATCTTTTCTAATTATGGGACCCCTTTCTATTATAATTGTTaatgcaatatattttttatggaccAATATGACTTCAGTTTAATACTTCTTGTTTATTGATAATCAATGTTTCTGAAACTATTATGTTTGTATTAGATATTGTTTGACTGTCTCGTGGATTTTCCTTTATCTGTTACAAAGTGGGACATCATGTATTCATTTCCAATGTATCGAAGATACTAATCAAAGCCAACCACTATTCTGCAACCTCAAAAGCAAGTAAATGCTTGGCCTGTTCAAGAAAGTTATGGTATTTTCTCCCTTATACTATTATTTGTTTcacatgagaaataaaaaatgtgctATCTAATGTCATGCTCccttcaaatcaaatcaaatataccCTTTGCCCCATGTTGCATCATAATTTATATACCATGGTCCACACTCCACAATTAgtttttttgggttttattGAGGACTAGTTTTGGTGATATGCTTACAAACAATGGTGGagcttgaaaaagaaaaattggaggGACCAGAGtaataattaagattataatatataaatataatatttttataatagcaCTCTTTAGGATTATGTTACCCagcattttatgtattttaggattttatgtattttctaaTTGAAGACTTCCTACACCTGTCTGTTCTAGAATATGTGGGCTTTATGTTACCCAGCATTGTACTAATATGTTGAACATATAAGCAAGAAGCTTGGGCATATTCAAAAGATATATCTTCTTATTGTGGAAGGTAAGAGGCACTAGTTTTATGCCTTtactctaattatattttttaacaggaATACTTATGGTATTATTCTGTAACTTATGctattattctaattaaatttatctttaaaattatattaatattatgcaTAGAAATATCTGACATGGCTTATGCTATTTATGTTGtaatttgttctctttttgaTACACTTCTATTTGCTTTTTTTATCAGTTCGTGGCCTACACACAATATTTGGCCAATTGGTCACTAACTTGATATGGTTGGGATAGTTCACAAAGTCAAAATGATGAAATTAAATGAAACTACAATGCCTGACTAATTGCTTAAAGACTTAAAGTGCATTGAAGTTGCAATTACAATTTTGCATGTAATTCTAAATTTCCTGTTTTAAAACTGAAACCTGAAATTAAAGTGCATTAAAGCTAAAATTGAAGTGCATTAAACCCACAATATTAGGCCAATTGATCAGTAACAAATACTCTAttctaaattaaacaaaactatAATGCCTGATTAATTGCTTAAAGACTTAAAGTGCATTAAAGTTGATTTGTTTCTTGTCAAATTTGCTTCTCACAGTATAAGCCATTTGTGTgatatgatataaatatatatgtgcaCAATAAATGCCTATGCACAAAATCAAGGAAAAGAGAGGCACTGCATTGTCTGATATAAAATTAATGgcctttgtttatttgttcaataattcaattttagtttttttagtgATATTCTTTATTGCATTTTAAAAATCCCTTATGAAACACATGTTCCCATGCTTTGTTTTCTCCTCCCAACAATTATAAgtggttattttattttcttttatttagaaaatagtTAACTTTTTTCTCACTGTCTTGTAATTTCGAATTACCTTCAAATAATTTATGCTTAAAAGATAAAAGGTTATATTCCTTCAATTGCTAGCACTTAATCCTTGGATTTATAAcatgtttgcatttttgtttatgttttttgaacTGAGCATAAGAAAACCTTTTCCTCTAGTGGAATGCCTTAAATCAGCACCTCCAACTCTgtaagtattattattttaatataattaacttttCATACATTTTCCTCTAgttaatatttattctttttcctctaaaaaaaacttttcatacatTTCTgtaagtattattattttaatataattaacttatGTAGACCATGTACTATTTTCCACGTGAATATTGTATGCATTCACATTTCACACTCCTTTTTTTGTAATGATTGAATTGAACCTCGAGACTGCAAGCTCAATTTGtgttaccttttatttttttcttccttcctcAAATctgtttgaatttgaaatttaatcagAACCACCTAAATAGAAATATGGTAGCAAATGATACTAGTTGGTGGGTTTGTGCAGGACTATGGAGTAACCATACAACTATACCGCACACCATATTTGGTGGACATAGATAGAGAAGATGTTGGAAGAGT includes these proteins:
- the LOC102661228 gene encoding mannan endo-1,4-beta-mannosidase 1-like, giving the protein MIKLNLLYLLVTSRISSSDYEDQISFLGPWLNEHIQDAENTLHKPLLFGQFGISTRSYGGNSRPRDQLFNMVYSTIYSSASSGGVAVGGLFWQLMAQVMDAYRDGYEVVLDESPSTANLIAPESQKLN